One genomic region from Streptomyces sp. Li-HN-5-11 encodes:
- a CDS encoding transposase, with translation MLAGRLARSASGGTVFQAASRERTPSLSESRQRSQAPSSGPQPRLVLLGQQDQPALSVQNIKNLGQLRYIVEQTFALLHQFKRLAVRWERRTELHDAFVSLACSLICRRRLKKVRSSSKGQRLKAE, from the coding sequence ATGCTCGCCGGACGGCTGGCCCGCTCCGCATCGGGCGGCACGGTCTTCCAGGCCGCGTCGCGGGAGCGTACACCTTCGCTGTCGGAGAGCCGACAGCGAAGCCAGGCGCCCTCTTCCGGCCCCCAGCCCCGGTTGGTCCTGTTGGGGCAACAGGACCAACCGGCACTGAGCGTGCAGAACATCAAGAACCTAGGCCAACTCCGCTACATCGTCGAGCAGACCTTCGCCCTGCTTCACCAGTTCAAGCGCCTCGCCGTGCGCTGGGAGCGCCGAACCGAACTGCACGATGCCTTCGTCTCGTTGGCCTGCAGCCTCATCTGCCGGAGACGCCTCAAGAAGGTCCGCAGCAGTTCAAAAGGGCAGCGGCTCAAAGCTGAGTGA
- a CDS encoding SMI1/KNR4 family protein, producing MSGGFGVARALDVGMSYRERAWIFIRSFAAAWGDALAEDDGTPGTGLAQAEAMLGCLLPAALQEFYALVGSRPGLVAIQGRLLPSREVFVDDVCGGVLVFRSENQGCAFWGVRLTGLDRDDPPVIVQARHGWVPFLDRVSLACVELVLSEALFGGGGGLCNACELSADLLGAVPEYFQRVQLPDCPMWTGPEEFPVRWFSAPGKLLRQDGLSVHSWLHVRGRTRADLDAICAAVPGRWSLGCTESLSFEPLPF from the coding sequence GTGAGTGGCGGCTTCGGCGTGGCCCGTGCCTTGGACGTCGGCATGTCCTATCGGGAGCGGGCCTGGATCTTTATCCGCAGCTTTGCTGCCGCTTGGGGCGATGCGCTGGCCGAGGATGACGGCACGCCCGGGACGGGGCTGGCGCAGGCGGAGGCGATGCTCGGCTGCTTGCTGCCGGCTGCGTTGCAGGAGTTCTATGCGCTTGTGGGTAGCCGGCCCGGCCTGGTCGCCATCCAGGGTCGGCTGCTGCCGTCTCGCGAGGTGTTCGTGGATGACGTGTGTGGCGGCGTCCTGGTCTTCCGCAGTGAGAACCAGGGCTGTGCCTTCTGGGGGGTGCGCCTTACTGGCCTTGACCGGGACGATCCTCCGGTGATCGTTCAGGCGCGGCACGGCTGGGTGCCGTTCTTGGACCGGGTGTCCTTGGCCTGTGTCGAACTCGTCCTGAGCGAGGCGTTGTTCGGTGGTGGGGGAGGGCTGTGCAACGCGTGCGAGCTGTCCGCGGACCTGCTTGGTGCGGTGCCCGAATACTTTCAGCGGGTTCAACTGCCGGACTGTCCAATGTGGACGGGGCCGGAGGAATTCCCCGTGCGTTGGTTTTCTGCCCCGGGCAAGCTGCTGCGCCAAGATGGCCTGAGTGTCCACAGCTGGCTGCACGTCCGGGGCCGGACCCGCGCCGATTTGGATGCGATCTGCGCCGCCGTTCCCGGGCGGTGGTCCCTGGGGTGCACCGAGTCACTCAGCTTTGAGCCGCTGCCCTTTTGA
- a CDS encoding N-acetyltransferase family protein: MQPEHAAAVLEIYQLGIDEQNATFETAAPTWEAFDAAKLPDHRFVALDDDCQVVGWAAVVPVSDRCAYAGVVEHSVYAHPDARGRGVGLALLTALIASTEAAGSPDGMQVVLGVGGACRFLPGGLAGAAGDVVPVPGREEVGEEAAHLGGRWSAV, translated from the coding sequence ATGCAGCCCGAGCACGCCGCGGCCGTACTGGAGATCTACCAGCTCGGCATCGATGAGCAGAACGCCACCTTCGAGACCGCCGCTCCGACCTGGGAAGCCTTCGACGCGGCCAAGCTGCCCGATCACCGCTTCGTCGCATTGGACGACGACTGCCAGGTGGTGGGCTGGGCAGCGGTGGTGCCGGTGTCTGACCGATGTGCGTACGCCGGGGTGGTCGAGCACTCCGTCTACGCCCATCCCGACGCTCGCGGTCGTGGTGTCGGCCTGGCCCTGCTGACCGCTCTGATCGCCTCCACCGAGGCGGCGGGCAGCCCGGACGGGATGCAGGTGGTTTTGGGAGTTGGGGGTGCCTGCCGGTTTTTGCCTGGGGGGCTTGCCGGGGCGGCGGGCGACGTCGTTCCGGTGCCTGGGCGTGAAGAGGTCGGGGAGGAAGCTGCTCACCTCGGTGGCCGCTGGTCCGCGGTTTGA
- a CDS encoding arsenate reductase ArsC, protein MSTPTTPSVLFVCVHNAGRSQMAAAFLIQLAGNKVEVRSAGSAPADAVNPAVVEAMKEEGIDISAQIPKILTVEAVQASDVVITMGCGDACPYFPGKRYLDWKLDDPAGQGVEAVRPIRDEIERRIRGLLAELGIEVTA, encoded by the coding sequence ATGAGCACTCCCACGACCCCGTCCGTGCTGTTCGTCTGCGTGCACAACGCCGGCCGCTCCCAGATGGCCGCCGCCTTCCTTATCCAACTCGCTGGGAACAAGGTCGAGGTCCGCTCGGCCGGCTCCGCCCCCGCCGACGCCGTGAACCCCGCCGTGGTGGAGGCCATGAAAGAGGAGGGCATCGACATCTCCGCCCAGATCCCGAAGATCCTCACCGTCGAGGCGGTGCAGGCCTCGGACGTGGTCATCACGATGGGCTGCGGGGATGCCTGCCCGTACTTCCCCGGCAAGCGGTACCTGGACTGGAAGCTGGACGATCCTGCCGGCCAAGGCGTCGAGGCCGTCCGGCCGATCCGCGACGAGATCGAGCGGCGCATCCGCGGCCTGCTCGCCGAACTCGGCATCGAAGTGACGGCGTGA
- a CDS encoding metalloregulator ArsR/SmtB family transcription factor, which yields MSKQVDLPVLGQDAACCALMVREPLGEEVAAELSRMFKALSDSIRLRLLSLIASHEGGEACVCDLIGPFDVSQPTTSHHLKVLPEAGLVGSERRGTWVYDWVLPEVLAKLSALLETPAVPAKASA from the coding sequence ATGTCGAAACAAGTTGATCTGCCGGTGCTCGGCCAGGACGCGGCCTGCTGCGCCCTGATGGTCCGCGAGCCGCTGGGTGAGGAAGTTGCGGCCGAACTGTCACGGATGTTCAAGGCACTGTCGGATTCCATCCGGCTGCGGCTGCTGTCCCTGATCGCCTCCCACGAGGGCGGGGAGGCGTGCGTGTGCGACCTGATCGGCCCGTTCGACGTCTCCCAGCCGACGACCTCCCACCACCTGAAGGTGCTGCCCGAGGCCGGACTCGTCGGCTCCGAGCGGCGCGGGACCTGGGTGTACGACTGGGTGCTCCCCGAGGTCCTGGCCAAGCTGTCCGCCCTGCTTGAGACCCCCGCCGTGCCCGCGAAGGCCTCCGCGTGA
- a CDS encoding FAD-dependent monooxygenase translates to MIVIGGSIAGMLAAAAVKEHVDCVEIIEAHELPQGPEPRTGVPQAVHIHFLHAGGAQAIDSLLPGIIDQLLAAGANRIPMTTNMVIYSPEGWYRRWQRPTHFMISASRDLTDFVVRAQILKDPRVSVRANTKVVGLVGDRRKVTGVRAQAADGKETTLPADLVIDASGRATRTPQWLIQLGITGLTEKRIDSHLIYASRIYRAPVPTRDWPMVGVQADPRLPQPGTAGGLLPIEGDRWHISLMGAPGAQPTRDADAFEAFARTLRHPILADLLALAEPLTDVSVTHSTANRRYFYERLTPWPEGLVALGDAVASFNPVYAQGISVAAQGALALRSLLSHGLTPGLARRAQRVIARPVNTAWTLAVGQDIHFPTTTGASPNLADRLLHRYVSRLSRTATGSFHAATALTDVLALQASPTSLVKPRVLLTALTGPLRPQLHRPPFTPEERRLLDGLTAAVSPE, encoded by the coding sequence GTGATCGTCATCGGAGGCAGCATCGCCGGCATGCTCGCCGCTGCTGCCGTCAAAGAACACGTCGATTGCGTGGAAATCATCGAGGCCCACGAACTGCCCCAAGGGCCCGAGCCGCGCACAGGTGTTCCCCAGGCCGTCCACATTCACTTCCTGCATGCAGGCGGCGCACAGGCCATCGACAGCCTCCTGCCCGGCATCATCGACCAGTTGCTGGCCGCAGGCGCCAACCGCATACCGATGACAACCAACATGGTCATCTACTCGCCCGAAGGCTGGTACCGCCGCTGGCAGCGCCCCACTCATTTCATGATTTCCGCGAGCCGGGACCTGACCGACTTCGTCGTGCGAGCACAGATCCTGAAAGACCCCCGAGTCAGCGTGCGTGCGAACACCAAGGTCGTCGGCCTGGTCGGAGACCGTCGCAAGGTCACGGGCGTGCGGGCCCAGGCCGCCGACGGCAAGGAGACAACACTGCCCGCCGACCTCGTCATCGACGCCTCCGGCCGGGCCACGCGTACTCCCCAATGGCTCATCCAACTGGGCATCACCGGCCTTACCGAAAAGCGAATCGACTCGCATCTCATCTACGCGAGCCGCATCTACCGCGCTCCTGTCCCCACCCGCGACTGGCCCATGGTCGGTGTGCAGGCCGATCCACGCCTGCCCCAGCCTGGCACCGCCGGAGGCCTCCTGCCGATCGAAGGCGACCGCTGGCACATCAGCTTGATGGGCGCCCCCGGCGCACAACCCACGCGCGACGCGGACGCCTTCGAAGCATTCGCCCGGACCTTGCGTCATCCCATTCTTGCCGACCTGCTCGCACTCGCCGAACCGCTCACCGACGTCAGCGTCACGCACAGCACCGCCAACCGACGCTACTTCTACGAACGGCTCACCCCGTGGCCCGAGGGCCTCGTGGCGCTGGGAGATGCCGTCGCATCCTTCAATCCCGTCTATGCTCAGGGCATCTCGGTGGCTGCTCAAGGCGCCCTTGCCCTGCGGTCCCTGCTCTCGCACGGCCTCACCCCGGGGCTGGCCCGCCGAGCCCAGCGCGTGATCGCCCGCCCCGTCAACACGGCATGGACCCTCGCCGTGGGACAGGACATCCACTTTCCCACCACAACGGGCGCAAGCCCGAACCTCGCCGATCGCCTCCTGCACCGCTACGTCAGCCGCCTGTCCCGCACCGCCACCGGCTCCTTCCACGCGGCCACAGCCCTGACCGACGTGCTGGCCCTCCAAGCCTCACCCACCTCCCTCGTCAAGCCACGTGTGCTGCTGACGGCGTTGACTGGCCCCCTGCGCCCACAACTGCACCGACCACCCTTCACACCAGAGGAGCGCAGACTTTTGGACGGGCTGACTGCTGCCGTGTCTCCCGAGTAG
- a CDS encoding MAB_1171c family putative transporter, giving the protein MTSATGNAGFYACGIILLLVCGLKIPALVRRRHDMLLRAACLLLFAAGCLMLLAAPNSIVALNRLTGITNVAAPVVYVTTIAFSGASLLLIVNWRPAPEEQTRRASHWCVTAYSLAILAVIVLFWAGNAPVEQVTLFDAYYANTPCIREMIVTYLVAQGVAMMTASTLCWRWSTEVDGSLRAGLRILAPAYLIIVCYDVIRLVAVIARWTGHKLDFLVDKVSAPLAAPASLLGAIGFALPLAGPRIAATARIVRQLRQLSPLWRALEAVPTPGAIRTSLPWWRTPPAVLLTGRKTALYDAIRALAPYCDPAVRESAYRAALRDGDDESSAAVTADATMILVARERQRISPDQQYEATQTPAWRAGDLVLLSLALASPRVRDLHGTLVPQQKAARHE; this is encoded by the coding sequence GTGACATCCGCAACGGGCAACGCCGGCTTCTACGCCTGCGGGATCATCCTCCTGCTCGTCTGCGGCTTAAAGATTCCCGCCCTGGTCCGCAGACGGCACGACATGCTGCTCCGCGCCGCCTGCCTGCTGCTCTTCGCCGCCGGCTGCCTCATGCTCCTCGCCGCCCCGAATTCCATCGTTGCCCTCAACAGGCTCACCGGGATAACCAACGTTGCCGCTCCTGTGGTGTACGTGACGACGATCGCGTTCTCGGGTGCGAGCCTTCTGCTGATCGTCAACTGGCGACCGGCGCCTGAAGAGCAGACCCGCCGCGCCTCACACTGGTGCGTGACCGCCTACAGTCTGGCCATCCTCGCCGTCATCGTCTTGTTCTGGGCCGGCAACGCCCCCGTGGAGCAGGTCACGCTGTTCGACGCCTATTACGCCAACACCCCCTGCATACGCGAGATGATCGTCACCTACCTGGTAGCACAGGGCGTGGCGATGATGACCGCGAGCACGCTGTGCTGGCGGTGGTCGACAGAGGTCGACGGGTCGCTTAGGGCAGGTCTGCGCATCCTTGCCCCCGCCTACCTGATCATCGTGTGCTACGACGTCATCAGGTTGGTAGCCGTCATCGCCCGGTGGACGGGCCACAAGCTGGATTTCCTCGTCGACAAGGTCTCCGCCCCGCTGGCCGCGCCGGCCTCCCTGCTCGGCGCCATCGGGTTCGCTCTTCCGCTCGCCGGTCCGCGCATCGCTGCGACCGCCAGAATCGTGCGGCAACTGCGCCAGCTCTCTCCGCTATGGCGGGCCCTGGAAGCAGTGCCCACCCCAGGCGCCATCCGCACCTCGCTGCCGTGGTGGCGAACTCCTCCAGCGGTGCTCCTGACCGGGCGGAAAACGGCCCTGTACGACGCCATCCGCGCGCTGGCCCCCTACTGCGACCCCGCAGTCCGCGAGAGCGCTTACCGCGCCGCACTCCGAGACGGCGACGACGAATCATCCGCTGCGGTCACCGCTGACGCAACCATGATCCTCGTCGCTCGAGAGCGGCAACGCATCAGCCCAGACCAGCAGTACGAAGCAACGCAGACCCCGGCCTGGCGGGCAGGAGATCTTGTCCTCCTGTCGCTGGCGCTGGCCTCGCCCAGAGTCCGAGATCTTCATGGCACGCTCGTGCCCCAGCAGAAAGCAGCCCGCCATGAATGA
- a CDS encoding GNAT family N-acetyltransferase has product MPSSELQRINAFLSTFARRQAGHVVDLPGGFAVYDDAFAHSRANNQVVINAAVDPEALPAIVEEALGHLPHRLISVLDNAVGLACAERLIRAGYTHSTYLVMLHAGPVPTGKPADEVDLDALRTPLTRRWRGLLPDVDDEVIRHLVDRREARRGGADIVRFIGARTKEGEVASWADLYMDPGSGIAQIEDLITSQDHLRCGYADAVLATALRVAVDEDCGIRFLTADAADWPRHWYERRGFSVTGHSHCFERG; this is encoded by the coding sequence ATGCCGAGCTCAGAACTTCAGCGGATCAACGCCTTCCTGTCCACCTTCGCCCGTCGCCAGGCCGGGCACGTCGTCGACTTACCGGGCGGGTTCGCTGTATATGACGATGCCTTCGCCCATTCCCGTGCGAACAACCAGGTGGTCATCAATGCGGCCGTAGATCCGGAGGCGCTGCCCGCGATCGTGGAGGAAGCACTGGGCCATCTGCCACACCGGCTGATCTCAGTCCTCGACAACGCAGTCGGCCTGGCGTGCGCAGAGCGGCTGATCCGGGCTGGATACACCCACTCCACCTATCTGGTCATGCTGCACGCAGGCCCGGTGCCGACCGGCAAGCCCGCGGATGAGGTAGACCTCGACGCGCTACGTACTCCACTCACCCGGCGATGGCGGGGTCTCCTTCCGGACGTCGACGACGAGGTCATACGCCACCTCGTCGACCGACGCGAGGCTCGCCGGGGCGGGGCCGACATCGTTCGCTTCATCGGTGCCCGCACAAAGGAGGGGGAGGTCGCCTCATGGGCTGACCTCTATATGGACCCAGGGTCCGGCATTGCCCAGATCGAGGATCTGATTACTTCGCAGGACCACCTCAGGTGCGGGTATGCCGATGCCGTCCTGGCCACCGCTCTGCGCGTGGCTGTCGATGAAGACTGCGGCATCCGGTTCCTGACCGCCGATGCGGCGGACTGGCCACGCCACTGGTATGAGCGTCGTGGCTTCTCCGTCACCGGTCACTCGCACTGCTTCGAACGCGGCTGA
- a CDS encoding homoserine dehydrogenase, which produces MGRYDLALVGFGGVNRALAELISHKEDHLAKELGLALRVVAITDLRAGSLVDIEGIDLTPLLAVEPGELSFAGLAGGSADPRNEWVIREVPADIVVEATFTNPIDGEPAFSHVRWALESGKHVCTTNKGPVALAGRALKRLAAERSVSFEFEGSVLSGTPVLRTAGRMFGGLDITGVQGIMNGTSNYILGRLEEGIELSAALAEAQELGYAEADPTADIEGHDVQLKVMILANEVLGADLRREDVFCEGISAITPQEVRDATSKGLRWKLVGSATRHEDGRVDARVAPLALPAHHPLAGISGPVNAVAFHTDLLGTVTVCGPGAGRVETAYALLSDIIAIHQRHADRDTAATRPVLKETHRG; this is translated from the coding sequence ATGGGCCGATACGATCTCGCCCTCGTCGGATTCGGCGGCGTCAATCGCGCGCTTGCCGAGCTCATATCCCACAAAGAGGACCACCTGGCCAAGGAGCTGGGCCTCGCCCTGCGGGTGGTGGCGATCACCGATCTGCGGGCCGGTTCCCTGGTGGACATCGAGGGCATCGATCTGACGCCGCTGCTGGCCGTGGAGCCCGGGGAGCTGAGCTTCGCGGGCCTGGCCGGCGGCAGCGCTGATCCGCGCAACGAGTGGGTGATCCGCGAGGTCCCGGCCGACATCGTCGTGGAGGCGACGTTCACCAACCCCATCGACGGCGAGCCCGCCTTCTCCCATGTGCGCTGGGCCCTGGAGTCGGGCAAGCACGTGTGCACCACCAACAAGGGACCGGTCGCCCTCGCCGGCCGCGCACTGAAGCGGCTGGCTGCCGAGCGCAGTGTCAGCTTCGAGTTCGAGGGCTCGGTGCTCAGCGGCACCCCCGTCCTGCGCACCGCCGGGCGCATGTTCGGCGGCCTGGACATCACAGGCGTCCAAGGCATCATGAACGGCACCTCGAACTACATTCTGGGCCGCCTCGAAGAGGGCATCGAGCTTTCGGCGGCCCTCGCCGAAGCCCAGGAACTGGGATACGCCGAAGCCGATCCCACCGCGGACATCGAAGGCCACGACGTCCAGCTCAAGGTCATGATCCTGGCCAACGAAGTCCTCGGCGCCGACCTGCGCCGCGAGGACGTCTTCTGCGAGGGCATCTCCGCGATCACCCCCCAGGAAGTGCGGGACGCCACCTCCAAGGGGTTGCGCTGGAAGCTGGTCGGCTCCGCCACCCGCCACGAGGACGGCAGAGTCGATGCGCGCGTCGCCCCCCTCGCCCTGCCGGCACACCACCCGCTGGCAGGAATCTCGGGCCCGGTCAACGCGGTCGCCTTCCACACCGACCTCCTCGGCACCGTCACGGTCTGCGGGCCGGGCGCCGGCCGCGTCGAAACCGCCTACGCCCTGCTGTCGGACATCATCGCCATCCACCAGCGCCACGCGGACCGCGACACCGCGGCCACGCGCCCCGTTCTGAAGGAGACTCACCGTGGCTGA
- a CDS encoding aldehyde dehydrogenase family protein: MADTVVTPGVEVGTDTAPVHNPYTGEVIASVPTVDAGAVGGILQQARCGRRTAAALSRASRASFLERAARLVERRAESFAQLIVSEAGKTIAQARKEVDRAVNTLSLSAAEARRNAGEVIPFDSYEGSEKRQGWFTREPLGIIAAITPFNDPLNLVAHKLGPAVAGGNAVILKPSALTPLSALRLVDTLIEAGLPEEVVTVVNGNADIAAAIVAAPDVRMVSFTGGFPTGEAIARTAGLKKLAMDLGGNAPVIVMDDADLDEAVTCCVSGAFWAAGQNCIGTQRILIAAEVYELFRDAFVARTALLRVGDPLDERTDVGPMITPEAAAATRAKVDTAVAEGAVLLCGNDVNGSLFAPTVLEEVPATCSIWQEEVFAPVVVLQPFTSFEDAIEQANAIDYSLHAGIFTSRLDRALNAARLLEAGAVMINDSSDYRFDAMPFGGFKYGSMGREGVRFAFEEMTQPKVVCVNHITDVVP; this comes from the coding sequence GTGGCTGACACCGTCGTGACCCCCGGCGTCGAAGTCGGCACCGACACGGCGCCCGTGCACAACCCCTACACCGGCGAGGTCATCGCCTCGGTGCCCACCGTTGACGCAGGCGCCGTCGGCGGCATCCTGCAGCAGGCCAGGTGCGGGCGCCGCACCGCGGCCGCGCTGTCCCGCGCCTCCCGGGCCTCCTTCCTGGAACGCGCCGCCCGCCTGGTCGAGCGGCGCGCCGAGTCCTTCGCTCAGCTGATCGTCAGCGAGGCCGGCAAGACCATCGCCCAGGCCCGCAAAGAGGTCGACCGCGCGGTCAACACCCTGTCCCTGTCCGCGGCCGAGGCACGGCGCAACGCCGGCGAGGTCATCCCCTTCGACTCCTACGAGGGCTCGGAGAAACGCCAGGGCTGGTTCACCCGCGAACCGCTGGGCATCATCGCCGCCATCACCCCGTTCAACGACCCCCTCAACCTGGTCGCGCACAAGCTCGGCCCGGCCGTCGCCGGCGGCAACGCGGTCATCCTGAAACCGTCCGCGCTGACGCCGCTGTCCGCGCTGCGCCTGGTCGACACCCTCATCGAGGCAGGCCTGCCCGAGGAGGTCGTCACCGTCGTCAACGGCAATGCCGACATCGCCGCCGCGATCGTGGCCGCCCCCGATGTGCGCATGGTGTCCTTCACCGGCGGATTCCCCACCGGCGAGGCCATCGCCCGCACCGCCGGTCTGAAGAAGCTCGCCATGGACCTGGGCGGCAACGCCCCGGTCATCGTCATGGACGACGCCGACCTCGACGAGGCCGTGACCTGCTGCGTCTCCGGCGCGTTCTGGGCCGCCGGCCAGAACTGCATCGGCACCCAGCGGATACTCATCGCGGCCGAGGTCTACGAGCTCTTCCGCGACGCCTTCGTCGCCCGCACCGCACTCCTGCGCGTCGGCGACCCGCTCGACGAGCGCACGGACGTAGGCCCCATGATCACCCCGGAGGCCGCGGCCGCCACCCGGGCCAAGGTCGATACGGCGGTGGCCGAGGGCGCGGTGTTGCTGTGCGGCAACGACGTCAACGGCTCCCTCTTCGCGCCGACCGTCCTGGAAGAGGTCCCGGCGACCTGCTCGATCTGGCAGGAGGAGGTGTTCGCCCCGGTCGTCGTGCTGCAGCCGTTCACCTCCTTCGAGGACGCCATCGAGCAGGCCAACGCCATCGACTACAGCCTCCACGCGGGCATCTTCACCTCGCGCCTGGACCGCGCCCTGAACGCGGCCCGGCTGCTGGAAGCCGGCGCAGTCATGATCAACGACTCGTCCGACTACCGCTTCGACGCCATGCCCTTCGGCGGATTCAAATACGGCAGCATGGGCCGCGAGGGCGTGCGCTTCGCCTTCGAGGAGATGACCCAGCCCAAGGTCGTCTGCGTCAACCACATCACTGACGTGGTCCCATGA
- a CDS encoding Lrp/AsnC family transcriptional regulator, with product MDAVDVKIIAELTRNARISYSELAGKVLLSRNAVRQRIERLERQGHIAGYTIVRTGDRTGDVVAALVLVHRKDRMRGGDVLAALERIPEVVICEVLSGEFDIMVRLEAASLERVRVIWEDIAKMPGVRDTVTALTLSSVVSRPRGGRSSTAPG from the coding sequence GTGGATGCCGTCGACGTGAAGATTATCGCCGAGTTGACCCGTAATGCTCGCATTTCGTACTCCGAGCTGGCCGGTAAGGTGCTCCTGTCCCGCAATGCGGTGCGTCAGCGCATTGAAAGGCTGGAGCGGCAGGGGCACATCGCCGGCTACACCATCGTCCGCACGGGCGACCGCACCGGCGATGTGGTCGCGGCGCTGGTCCTGGTCCACCGCAAGGACCGTATGCGGGGAGGCGATGTCCTGGCCGCGCTCGAACGCATCCCGGAGGTCGTCATCTGCGAGGTCCTCAGCGGCGAGTTCGACATCATGGTGCGCCTGGAGGCGGCCTCGCTGGAACGTGTACGAGTCATCTGGGAGGACATCGCCAAGATGCCCGGCGTACGGGACACGGTCACCGCGCTCACCCTGTCCAGCGTCGTCAGCCGCCCGCGGGGAGGGCGGAGTTCAACGGCACCGGGGTGA
- the aspA gene encoding aspartate ammonia-lyase: MIAAATRSEHDLLGDRDVPAEAYWGIHTLRARENFPITGTPISAYPHLIDALAAVKEAAALANEELGLLEPQKAAAIAQACREIRAGELHDQFVVDVIQGGAGTSTNMNANEVVANRALELLGHTKGQYAFLHPNEDVNLGQSTNDVYPTAVKIATVFAVRTLLKAMAVLQDAFAAKAVEFRDVLKMGRTQLQDAVPMTLGQEFSAYAVMIDEDRNRLAEAAELTYEINLGATAIGTGLNAPAGYAEAARRHLAAITGLPLVTAANLVEATQDCGAFVQMSGVLKRIAVKLSKSCNDLRLLSSGPRAGLGEINLPPVQAGSSIMPGKVNPVIPEVVNQVAFEVIGNDVTITMAAEAGQLQLNAFEPVILHSLSKSIAHLRNACMTLAERCVDGITANEEQLRSAVERSIGLVTALNPHIGYTIATDIAKEALATGKGVGELVLERGLLSADTLAGLLRPEAVAGGGRVLF, encoded by the coding sequence ATGATCGCCGCAGCCACCCGCAGCGAGCACGACCTGCTCGGCGACCGTGACGTCCCCGCCGAGGCGTACTGGGGCATCCACACCCTGCGCGCCAGGGAGAACTTCCCCATCACCGGCACCCCGATCTCCGCCTACCCGCACCTGATCGACGCCCTCGCCGCCGTCAAGGAGGCCGCCGCCCTCGCCAACGAGGAACTCGGCCTTCTCGAGCCGCAGAAGGCAGCCGCCATCGCCCAGGCCTGCCGTGAGATCCGCGCGGGCGAGCTGCACGACCAGTTCGTCGTCGACGTCATCCAGGGCGGCGCCGGCACGTCGACCAACATGAACGCCAACGAGGTCGTCGCCAACCGCGCGCTGGAGCTCCTCGGACACACCAAGGGGCAGTACGCGTTCCTGCACCCCAACGAGGACGTCAACCTCGGCCAGTCCACCAACGACGTCTACCCGACCGCCGTGAAGATCGCCACGGTCTTCGCGGTGCGCACCCTGCTGAAGGCGATGGCGGTGCTCCAGGACGCCTTCGCCGCCAAGGCCGTGGAGTTCCGCGACGTCCTGAAGATGGGACGCACCCAGCTGCAGGATGCGGTGCCGATGACACTGGGCCAGGAGTTCTCCGCATACGCCGTGATGATCGACGAGGACCGTAACCGCCTTGCCGAGGCCGCCGAGCTGACTTATGAGATCAACCTGGGCGCGACCGCGATCGGCACCGGCCTCAACGCCCCCGCCGGATACGCCGAGGCCGCCCGCCGGCACCTCGCCGCCATCACCGGTCTGCCGCTGGTCACGGCGGCGAACCTGGTCGAGGCCACGCAGGACTGCGGCGCGTTCGTCCAGATGTCGGGCGTCCTCAAGCGGATCGCCGTCAAGCTGTCGAAGAGCTGCAACGACCTGCGCCTGCTGTCCTCCGGGCCACGCGCGGGCTTGGGTGAGATCAACCTGCCGCCCGTGCAGGCCGGTTCGTCCATCATGCCCGGCAAGGTCAACCCGGTGATCCCCGAGGTCGTCAACCAGGTCGCCTTCGAGGTGATCGGCAACGACGTCACCATCACCATGGCCGCCGAGGCCGGACAGCTCCAGCTCAACGCCTTCGAGCCGGTCATCCTGCACTCGTTGTCCAAGAGCATCGCCCACCTGCGCAACGCGTGCATGACGCTGGCCGAGCGCTGCGTGGACGGCATCACCGCCAACGAGGAGCAGCTGAGGTCGGCCGTGGAGCGTTCCATCGGTCTGGTCACCGCCCTCAACCCGCACATCGGCTACACCATCGCCACCGACATCGCCAAGGAAGCACTGGCCACCGGCAAGGGAGTCGGGGAACTCGTTCTGGAAAGAGGCCTGTTGTCCGCAGATACGCTGGCCGGCCTGCTGCGGCCCGAAGCCGTCGCGGGTGGTGGCCGGGTGCTGTTCTGA